A region of Salmo salar chromosome ssa17, Ssal_v3.1, whole genome shotgun sequence DNA encodes the following proteins:
- the LOC106576090 gene encoding pyridine nucleotide-disulfide oxidoreductase domain-containing protein 1 — translation MTEKTFKFVVVGGGIAGVTCAEQLASQFPSADVALLTAAPLIKAVCNFKQVSKTLEEFDVEERPSSVLEEKYPNLRVIQSAVKALHAQQHTLQTVDGLEIHYEKLCICSGGRPKLLTQDNPYVLGIRDTDSAQEFQKRLSKARRIVVVGNGGIALELVYEVEGCEVIWAVKDKAIGNTFFDAGAAQFLIPSLDTDKPERAATCKRARYTIEGPAATQGLAVGGGGDRQGQRRGLEEPGSALGPDWHEGISLRGAEEVSHRVSVEYQSEVKQIYTHQDFLLSPLASQTADTGSWPVYAQLTNGKTFGCDFIVSATGVVPNTEPFLQGNSFALAEDSGLKVDDHMMTSEPDIYAAGDVCTAGWEPSHLWQQMRLWTQARQMGWYAGRCMAADVLSETIELDFCFELFSHITKFFNYKVVLLGKFNGQGLGLNQELLVRCTKGHEYVKVVLSGGRMLGAVLIGETDLEETFENLILNQMDLTPYGEELLNPNIDIEDYFD, via the exons ATGACCGAAAAGACATTCAAGTTTGTGGTCGTCGGTGGTGGCATTGCAGGTGTAACGTGTGCTGAGCAG CTGGCCTCCCAGTTCCCATCAGCTGATGTTGCTCTCCTGACAGCAGCCCCTCTGATTAAGGCAGTCTGCAACTTCAAACAG GTATCTAAGACGCTGGAGGAGTTTGATGTGGAGGAGAGGCCCTCCAGTGTTCTAGAGGAAAAGTACCCCAACCTGAGAGTCATCCAGTCTGCAGTGAAGGCCCTTCATGCACAACAACAT ACTTTGCAGACTGTGGATGGTCTGGAGATCCACTATGAGAAGCTGTGTATCTGTAGCGGGGGCAGACCCAAACTCCTTACCCAGGATAACCCCTATGTGCTGGGGATACGAGACACAGACAGTGCCCAG GAGTTTCAGAAACGGTTATCCAAAGCCAGGCGAATTGTAGTCGTTGGAAACGGAGGGATTGCCTTGGAACTAGT GTATGAGGTGGAAGGTTGTGAGGTAATCTGGGCAGTGAAAGACAAGGCCATAGGAAACACCTTCTTTGACGCGGGAGCAGCCCAGTTCCTGATCCCCTCCCTGGACACAGACAAACCAGAGAGAGCTGCTACCTGTAAGAGGGCTCGCTACACCATAGAGGGGCCTGCAGCTACGCAGGGCCTTGCTGTAGGTGGAGGTGGCGACAGACAAGGCCAGAGAAGAGGGTTGGAAGAGCCAGGCAGTGCCCTGGGACCAGACTGGCATGAAGGCATCAGtctgagaggagcagaggag GTGTCTCACAGGGTGTCAGTGGAGTACCAGTCTGAGGTGAAACAGATCTACACTCACCAGGACTTCCTGCTGTCACCACTTGCCTCACAGACAGCAGACACTG GCTCTTGGCCAGTGTATGCTCAGCTGACCAATGGGAAGACTTTTGGCTGTGACTTCATCGTCAGTGCCACAGGAGTCGTGCCAAACACCGAACCTTTTCTCCAGGGAAACAGC TTTGCGTTAGCTGAGGACTCTGGGCTGAAAGTGGATGACCACATGATGACATCAGAACCAGACATTTACGCTGCTGGAGACGTATGTACAGCAGGCTGGGAGCCAAGCCACCTCTGGCAGCAG atGCGTCTGTGGACGCAGGCCCGTCAGATGGGCTGGTACGCAGGGCGATGTATGGCTGCTGATGTCCTGTCTGAAACCATAGAGCTGGACTTCTGCTTTGAACTCTTCTCTCACATTACAAAGTTCTTCAACTACAAG GTGGTTCTGCTGGGGAAGTTTAACGGCCAGGGTCTGGGTCTGAACCAGGAGTTGTTGGTGCGCTGCACTAAGGGCCATGAGTACGTCAAGGTAGTGCTGAGCGGAGGGAGGATGTTGGGAGCAGTCCTTATTGGAGAGACTGACCTGGAAGAGACCTTTGAGAACCTCATCCTCAACCAGATGGACCTAACACCCTATGGAGAAGAGCTACTAAACCCCAACATAGACATAGAGGACTACTTTGACTGA